From a region of the Pseudomonadota bacterium genome:
- a CDS encoding NAD-binding protein — MIRILNAILLLLVILLFGTLGFMWIDGADFLSSLYMTVITIAAVGYDEVIPLSPGGRIFTIFLIFIGIGFVLFLFREITEVVVEGGLRRTLGRMKMQKKVARLKDHFIVCGYGRIGKVICKILDENKRPFVVIEKSNHKIQSIIDSGYLVLEGEASTDQILKEAGIDNAKGLIAVVSSDADTVYITLSARGLRPDLFIMARSSGDDGAEQKLIRAGADKVFSPYFIGATRMAQQLVRPTVIDFIDLAVHGGELGLRLEEMVVSEKSAFVGQTLFDTGIRKNHNLIVVAIKRHHGEMIFNPNPRSEINASDTLVLLGAQTDIKDLEAEV; from the coding sequence ATGATAAGGATTCTGAACGCCATTCTGCTACTGCTGGTCATCCTGCTTTTCGGGACATTAGGGTTCATGTGGATCGATGGTGCGGACTTTCTTTCCAGCCTCTACATGACGGTCATCACCATTGCGGCGGTCGGTTATGACGAGGTGATCCCGTTGAGCCCGGGAGGCCGGATCTTTACGATTTTTCTGATTTTTATCGGCATCGGTTTCGTGCTGTTTCTGTTCAGGGAGATTACAGAGGTCGTGGTCGAAGGCGGCCTGCGGAGAACCCTCGGGAGGATGAAAATGCAAAAAAAGGTGGCCAGATTGAAGGATCATTTCATTGTCTGCGGTTACGGGCGGATCGGCAAGGTGATCTGCAAGATCCTCGATGAGAACAAGCGTCCCTTTGTGGTGATCGAGAAAAGCAACCACAAGATCCAGAGTATCATCGACAGCGGGTATCTGGTGCTTGAGGGTGAGGCCTCGACCGACCAAATCCTGAAAGAGGCGGGGATCGATAACGCGAAAGGGCTGATCGCCGTGGTCTCGTCCGACGCCGACACCGTGTATATCACCCTTTCCGCCAGGGGGTTGCGGCCGGACCTGTTTATCATGGCCCGGTCCAGTGGCGACGATGGGGCCGAACAGAAACTGATCCGGGCCGGAGCGGACAAGGTCTTTTCCCCGTACTTTATCGGCGCCACCAGAATGGCCCAGCAGCTGGTCCGGCCGACGGTTATCGATTTTATTGATCTCGCTGTCCATGGCGGTGAACTTGGTTTGCGCCTCGAAGAGATGGTGGTTTCCGAAAAATCGGCTTTTGTCGGTCAGACCCTTTTCGATACCGGTATCCGGAAAAACCACAATCTGATCGTGGTCGCCATTAAACGGCACCATGGCGAGATGATCTTCAATCCCAATCCCCGGTCGGAGATCAACGCCTCCGACACTCTGGTGCTGCTGGGGGCCCAGACCGACATCAAGGACCTTGAAGCGGAGGTCTGA